CAGGGGAAGCCGGGGCCAATAGCGCCACATCCGACGAAACCGGGAGTCCTTCAGGGGAAGGGCCGGGTCGAAGCGGGGGACGCCGTAGGAACCGCACCGGGGACACCGCCCCCAGGGGTTCTCCCGGGACAGGACCTCCCCGCAGGCAAAGCAGACCCGTCGGAAACGGACGCCCATGGCCCTACCCCAGGATCCCCGCGAGGCGCCCCAGGGCCTCCCGGATGGTGTCCTCCGAGGCGGCGAAGCAGAGGCGCACGTACCCCTCCCCGTGAGGCCCGAAGCCGCTTCCCGGGACCACCACCACCCGTCCCCGGCGCAGCCAGTCCATGGCCACCTCCTGGGAGCTTCCCAGGACCTCCACGTTGGCGAAGGCGTAGAAGGCCCCCTCCGGGAGGATGCAGTGCACCCCGGGAAGGCGGTTCAGCCCCTCCACCAGCAGGTCCCGCCTGCGGCGATAGGCCTCCACCATGACCCGGGTGCAGTCCTGGGACCCCCGAAGGGCCTCCAGGGCGGCCCACTGGGCGCAGGCGGTGACGCAGGCGCTCATGCCCTCCTGGAGCTTCACCAGCTCCGTCACCACCTCCTCCGGGCCGTGGATGTACCCCACCCTCCAGCCCGTCATGGAGTAGGTCTTGGAGAAGGAGTTCACCGTCAGCACCCTCTCCGCCATCCCGGGCAGGGAGGCCGGGCTCAGGTGCCGGGCTCCGTCGTAGAGGAACTTCTCATAGGGCTCGTCGGAGATCACCGTGAGATCGTGCCGGATCGCCAGATCCGCCACCTCTCGAAGCTCCTCCGGGGAGGTCACCGCCCCCGTGGGGTTCCCGGGGGAGTTGAGGAGGAGAAGCCGGGTGCGGGGGGTGATCCGGGGGGCGATGCGCTCCGCCCGGACGTGGAACCGTTCCGATTCCAGGAGGGGGTAGGGCACCGTCGTGCCTCCCGCCATGTGGACCTGGCCGTAGTAG
The sequence above is drawn from the Aminomonas paucivorans DSM 12260 genome and encodes:
- a CDS encoding pyridoxal phosphate-dependent aminotransferase, yielding MRPSAKCLSAPRSEIRTMFSLAAGYPDALSLGIGEPDFPTPEHIREAGKRALDEGRTKYTPNAGIPELRRGLAEKLSRENGLACDPERNLVVTSGACEAIMLSLLGLVEPGDEVLVPDPGWPNYYGQVHMAGGTTVPYPLLESERFHVRAERIAPRITPRTRLLLLNSPGNPTGAVTSPEELREVADLAIRHDLTVISDEPYEKFLYDGARHLSPASLPGMAERVLTVNSFSKTYSMTGWRVGYIHGPEEVVTELVKLQEGMSACVTACAQWAALEALRGSQDCTRVMVEAYRRRRDLLVEGLNRLPGVHCILPEGAFYAFANVEVLGSSQEVAMDWLRRGRVVVVPGSGFGPHGEGYVRLCFAASEDTIREALGRLAGILG